One window from the genome of Periophthalmus magnuspinnatus isolate fPerMag1 chromosome 18, fPerMag1.2.pri, whole genome shotgun sequence encodes:
- the eml3 gene encoding echinoderm microtubule-associated protein-like 4, translated as MDYSTNSLEDVSADSAEFPDRTSSMEVRLQAQEDEITLLKSSLADALRRIRLHDQLLPLLKQQLIAVNPGAARVLNQVYCSDGCSNNRKHSMDRQPTPSHVSNNSSVHSTNGPTAAPVSAEPRTEPSTQDKFTQTEFPLPELETPQTRPMLDLSWGIRSLHLEDGLPHADTNESVESSRAKLHRVAGIDEEEEDGGGEGQDKELGWSSAIEEPIQPTNIRSLQREDYLDCSSSPDEQSPTSTLGRSPDQNQRSAPLSPILEGDKKALARRNSEKLLSDKPRKRLEKKAASSANLLMRSPSLENRAKDLVSNAGDVSLLLTVLVLYMCLDGSRRGTYGQGQSIKMFIRGRPITMYIPSNIHNYEDLKMDTPSERLELDWVYGYRGRDCRANLYFLPTGEAVYFIACVVVLYHINNRTQRHYRKHTDCVRCLTIHPDKVRIASGQAAGVDKDKPLLPCVHIWDSSTLVTLQQIGLGTFQRGVGSVAFSFADSGTFLCVIDDSNEHMLSVWDANKGTKHAEVKSTNEAVFAVEFNPSDSNNIITCGKSHVYFWTLSAGQFTKKQGIFGKYKKPKFIQCFVFSLTGDVLTGDSEGNILTWGKSAADIKTLGKGAKETFQIMRQTKAHEGSVFTLCTLPGGGLLSGGGKDRKIIRWSADLAPERECEIPEKFGAVRTLANVDGVELLVGTTRNAILRGSFSDGFVVIVQGHVDEMWGLATHPTQDVFLSCGNDKQVFLWNAEEHRMDWCTTLEEYGLCADFSPVGSVVSIGLSTGRWLVMDLLTRKVVSESTDGNEQLSVMRYSPDGSFLAVGSHDNFIYIYSVAENGRRYSRFGKCNGHSSFITHLDWSKDGKYIMSNSGDYEILYWDIAGGCKLLRNRYESKDREWASYTCVLGFHVMGVWLEGSDGTDINALCRSHSERVVAVADDFCKVHLFQYPCPKPKAPSRKYEGHGSHVTNVCFTYNDSHLLSMGGKDTCILQWKIQRVGDSRERLASLSSTSTSSPEPTVS; from the exons TGAACCCAGGGGCTGCTCGAGTGCTGAACCAAGTGTACTGCTCAGATGGCTGCAGtaacaacagaaaacactccatggACCGTCAGCCAACCCCCAG CCATGTGTCCAACAACAGCTCAGTGCACAGTACAAATGGCCCCACAGCAGCACCAGTGTCTGCAGAGCCCAGGACTGAACCCTCCACTCAGGACAAATTCACCCAGACGGAATTCCCTCTGCCCGAGCTAGAGACACCTCAAACCCGGCCTATGCTGGACCTGAGCTGGGGAATACGCAGCCTCCACCTGGAAGACGGCCTCCCCCATGCAGATACAAACGAGTCTGTTGAGAGCAGCCGCGCTAAACTCCACCGCGTGGCAGGTATTGACGAAGAGGAAGAGgacggaggaggggaggggcaggACAAGGAGCTGGGCTGGTCTTCTGCCATAGAAGAGCCCATCCAGCCCACCAATATCAGGAGCCTACAGAGGGAGGACTACCTGGACTGCAGCTCCTCTCCAGACGAACAGAGCCCCACCTCCACCCTGGGCAGGAGCCCCGACCAGAACCAACGATCAGCCCCCCTGTCTCCCATCCTGGAGGGAGACAAGAAGGCCTT GGCCAGAAGGAACAGTGAGAAGCTGCTCAGTGACAAGCCAAGGAAACGACTGGAGAAGAAGGCAGCATCCTCTGCAAATCTCCTGATGCGCTCCCCCAGCCTGGAGAA ccGGGCCAAGGACCTAGTTTCCAATGCAGGTGATGTGTCTCTCTTATT GACAGTGCTGGTGCTGTACATGTGCCTAGACG GGTCCAGAAGAGGAACCTACGGCCAAG GACAGTCTATAAAAATGTTCATCAGAGGTCGGCCCATTACTATGTACATACCCTCCAACATCCACAACTATGAAGACTTGAAGATGGACACGCCCTCCGAGAGGCTAGAACTGGACTGGGT TTATGGTTACAGAGGTAGGGACTGTCGTGCAAACTTATATTTTCTTCCCACGGGTGAGGCGGTTTATTTCATCGCCTGTGTGGTTGTGCTGTACCACATCAACAACCGCACACAGAGGCACTATCGCAAACACACGGACTGTGTACGCTG TCTCACCATCCATCCTGATAAGGTACGAATAGCCTCGGGTCAGGCAGCAGGTGTGGACAAAGACAAG CCGCTACTGCCTTGTGTTCACATCTGGGACTCCAGCACCCTGGTCACTCTACAGCAGATCGGCTTGGGCACGTTTCAGAGGGGAGTGGGATCTGTTGccttttcttttgct gATTCAggtacttttttgtgtgtgatcgACGACTCTAATGAACACATGCTGTCAGTGTGGGATGCCAATAAAGGCACCAAACACGCAGAGGTCAAG AGTACCAATGAGGCTGTGTTTGCTGTGGAGTTCAACCCCAGCGACAGTAACAACATCATCACCTGTGGAAAATCCCATGTTTACTTCTGGACCCTCAGTGCGGGGCAGTTTACCAAGAAACAGGGCATCTTCGGA AAATACAAGAAGCCTAAATTTATTCAGTGCTTCGTGTTCAGCCTGACTGGGGATGTGCTGACTGGAGACTCAGAAGGGAACATTTTGACGTGGGGCAAATCGGCTGCAGATATCAAAACCCTTGGCAAAGGAGCTAAAG AGACTTTTCAGATCATGCGTCAGACCAAGGCCCATGAAGGCAGCGTGTTCACCCTGTGCACTCTGCCTGGTGGAGGTCTACTGAGTGGAGGGGGCAAAGACCGGAAGATAATCCGCTGGAGCGCTGACCTGGCTcctgagagagagtgtgag ATTCCAGAGAAATTTGGAGCGGTTCGGACTCTTGCCAATGTTGATGGAGTTGAACTTTTAGTGGGCACAACTAGAAATGCTATTCTCAGAGGAAGCTTCTCAGATGGATTTGTGGTCATAGTCCAG GGCCATGTGGATGAGATGTGGGGCCTGGCCACACACCCCACTCAGGATGTGTTCCTCTCCTGTGGGAATGACAAGCAGGTGTTTCTGTGGAACGCAGAGGAGCACAGGATGGACTGGTGCACCACCCTGGAG GAGTATGGCTTATGTGCAGACTTCAGCCCTGTAGGATCAGTGGTATCAATTGGCCTCAGCACAGGAAG GTGGCTGGTTATGGACCTGCTGACGAGGAAGGTGGTCTCTGAGTCCACAGATGGCAACGAACAACTGTCTGTCATGAGATATTCCCCAG ATGGAAGCTTTCTAGCGGTTGGCTCTCATGACAATTTCATCTATATCTACAGTGTGGCTGAGAATGGCCGACGCTATTCACGCTTTGGGAAATGTAAC GGCCACTCCAGCTTCATAACTCACCTAGACTGGTCTAAAGATGGGAAGTACATCATGTCTAATTCTGGAGACTATGAAATCCTTTACT GGGACATTGCCGGAGGCTGTAAACTATTAAGAAATCGCTATGAAAGTAAAGACAGAGAATGGGCTTCGTATACATGTGTGCTGGGCTTTCACGTTATGG GGGTGTGGCTGGAGGGTTCTGATGGCACAGACATCAACGCTCTGTGTCGCTCTCACAGTGAGAGAGTGGTGGCTGTGGCAGATGACTTCTGTAAAGTGCACCTGTTCCAGTACCCCTGTCCCAAACCCAAG GCACCAAGCCGCAAGTACGAGGGCCACGGCAGTCATGTGACCAACGTTTGTTTCACCTACAACGACTCTCACCTTCTTTCTATGGGTGGCAAGGACACCTGCATTCTGCAATGGAAGATTCAGCGGGTGGGGGACAGCAGAGAGAGGCTAGCATCTCTGTCTTCTACTTCCACCAGTTCTCCAGAGCCTACTGTTAGCTAG